A portion of the Calothrix sp. 336/3 genome contains these proteins:
- a CDS encoding YdiU family protein, with protein sequence MSYSSKPSAESCVTTFDEFVQLADYSLMNTLNADPDATVDGDDRRPRQVFSGHFVPVTPTPLAEPEYVTHSSTFFKELGLSDELAFNEKFRHLFSGDISVAHEPMRPFGWATGYALSIYGTEYIQNCPFGTGNGYGDGRAISVFEGIINGQRWEMQLKGGGPTPYCRGADGRAVLRSSVREFLAQEYMQALGVPTSRSLTLYVSKSDTVTRPWYSQDSHSIDPDVLVDNPVAISTRVAPSFLRIGQLELFARRVRSNAHPKALEELSMIVSHLIEREYKRDIDQNLSFADQLVELAKLFRQRLTTLVANWLRIGYCQGNFNSDNCAAGGFTLDYGPFGFCEIFDPWFQPWTGGGKHFSFFNQPIAAEANYHMFWQSVRPLLAEDAEALEHFDQVRHGFAEAMQKQIQKMWADKLGLPEFNPTLFQELMQLMSQSEVDYTIFFRELSHIPDDVSALQKSFYVKTSPQLDEQWQFWLKSWRNLVIKDDNLAEISTKMKQTNPKYAWREWLVVPAYQQAMQGNYTLIKELQEILSYPYDEQSQEVEDKYYRLKPKAFSSVGGVSHYSCSS encoded by the coding sequence ATGTCATATTCATCTAAACCATCTGCCGAGTCTTGCGTAACGACCTTCGATGAGTTTGTGCAACTGGCAGATTATTCTCTGATGAACACTTTAAATGCCGATCCCGATGCCACGGTCGATGGTGACGATCGCCGTCCCCGTCAGGTTTTTTCTGGTCATTTCGTACCTGTGACACCCACGCCGCTTGCAGAACCAGAATACGTCACCCATAGCAGCACTTTTTTTAAGGAACTTGGGTTGAGCGATGAGTTAGCGTTTAATGAAAAATTTCGCCATCTATTTTCTGGTGATATCTCTGTAGCGCATGAACCTATGCGTCCGTTTGGCTGGGCAACTGGCTATGCACTGTCGATTTATGGCACCGAATATATCCAAAATTGTCCATTCGGTACTGGCAATGGTTATGGCGATGGTCGGGCAATCTCTGTGTTTGAAGGAATCATCAATGGGCAGCGCTGGGAAATGCAATTGAAAGGTGGTGGACCAACGCCTTATTGCCGTGGTGCCGACGGGCGCGCAGTGCTCCGTTCAAGTGTGCGTGAGTTTTTAGCGCAAGAATATATGCAGGCTTTAGGTGTTCCAACATCGCGCTCTTTGACACTGTATGTTTCTAAATCTGACACCGTTACCCGACCTTGGTATTCTCAAGACTCCCACTCCATCGACCCTGATGTTTTGGTGGACAATCCTGTGGCTATTTCAACTCGCGTTGCACCATCCTTTTTGCGGATTGGTCAGCTAGAGCTATTTGCCCGCCGTGTTCGCAGCAACGCTCATCCAAAAGCATTAGAAGAGTTGAGCATGATAGTGTCGCATTTAATTGAGCGAGAATACAAACGCGACATTGATCAAAATCTTAGTTTTGCAGATCAATTGGTTGAATTAGCGAAGTTATTTCGTCAGCGTCTGACAACCCTGGTGGCTAATTGGCTACGAATTGGTTACTGCCAGGGTAATTTTAATAGTGACAACTGTGCTGCGGGTGGCTTTACCCTCGACTATGGACCATTTGGATTTTGTGAAATTTTTGACCCTTGGTTTCAACCTTGGACTGGCGGCGGCAAACACTTTTCATTCTTCAATCAGCCGATCGCAGCAGAGGCAAATTATCATATGTTTTGGCAATCTGTGAGACCGCTGCTTGCAGAAGATGCCGAAGCTTTAGAACATTTCGACCAAGTACGTCATGGCTTTGCAGAAGCAATGCAAAAACAAATCCAAAAAATGTGGGCGGACAAACTTGGTTTGCCTGAATTTAATCCAACGCTATTTCAGGAATTAATGCAGTTAATGTCCCAGTCAGAGGTAGATTACACCATCTTCTTCCGAGAGTTATCTCATATACCAGACGATGTTTCAGCATTGCAAAAGAGCTTCTACGTTAAAACTTCGCCCCAACTCGATGAACAATGGCAATTTTGGCTAAAAAGCTGGCGTAACCTCGTCATTAAGGACGACAATTTGGCTGAGATATCAACAAAGATGAAACAGACTAACCCAAAATACGCATGGCGAGAGTGGTTGGTTGTCCCTGCCTATCAACAAGCCATGCAGGGCAACTACACGTTAATTAAAGAGTTGCAAGAAATACTGAGCTATCCATATGATGAGCAATCACAAGAAGTAGAAGATAAATACTATCGCCTAAAACCCAAGGCGTTTTCTAGCGTTGGTGGTGTATCGCACTATAGCTGTTCATCTTGA
- a CDS encoding M61 family metallopeptidase, producing MTNIYYQVAMPQPENHLFEVVLRLEDYPHPILDLKLPVWTPGSYLVREYARNLQDFTAKTTAQPLIWRKISKNHWQIETNGERELTVTYRIYANELSVRTNHLDRTHGYFNGAALFFRLPEYDKLPISVSIIPPYPEWQVTTALPKVEEADNTYIAADFDTLVDSPFEIGTHDVHKFEVLGKPHELAIWGDGNFQLPQMIADIQKIIHVEAEMFGGLPYQRYVFLLHLLAQAYGGLEHKDSCSLIYQRLGFRERDKYERFIQLVAHEFFHLWNVKRIRPQGLEVFDYDQENYTSCLWFCEGTTSYYDLLIPLRAGIYDAKTFQTNWSQEITRYLNTPGRLVQPLSESSFDAWIKLYRPDANSGNSQMSYYLKGEMVSLLLDLRIRAKHQNQRSLDDVMRQMWQKFGKNEIGYTSYELQSVIESVAEEDLSDFFARYLHSTEELPFNEYLAPFGLELVAETCKEPFLGIRVSTENTREMIKFVEFASPAQLAGIDAGDELLAINGIKVAPGNLGDRLKDYQPQETIHISIFHQDELHTLPVTLAAPKANKYQVKLMKNVSSSQKDNLSGWLGMKYE from the coding sequence ATGACAAATATTTATTATCAGGTAGCAATGCCCCAACCGGAGAACCACTTATTCGAGGTGGTTTTACGTCTTGAAGATTATCCCCACCCCATTCTTGATTTAAAATTGCCGGTGTGGACTCCTGGTTCCTACTTAGTGCGAGAATATGCGAGAAATTTACAAGATTTTACCGCCAAAACCACTGCACAACCCCTAATTTGGCGGAAAATTAGTAAGAATCATTGGCAAATAGAGACAAATGGAGAAAGGGAACTAACTGTCACATATCGGATTTATGCTAACGAATTATCTGTCCGCACCAATCATTTAGATCGAACCCATGGTTATTTTAACGGAGCAGCATTATTTTTCCGCTTACCTGAGTATGACAAACTGCCAATATCTGTAAGCATTATTCCACCCTATCCAGAATGGCAAGTCACCACAGCATTACCAAAGGTAGAAGAAGCAGATAATACCTATATCGCCGCAGACTTTGATACTTTAGTCGATAGCCCCTTTGAAATTGGTACCCATGACGTACATAAGTTTGAAGTACTAGGTAAACCCCATGAATTAGCAATTTGGGGAGACGGGAATTTTCAGCTACCACAGATGATTGCGGATATTCAGAAGATTATCCATGTGGAAGCGGAAATGTTTGGAGGTTTACCCTATCAACGTTATGTATTTTTGTTACATCTGTTAGCTCAAGCCTATGGGGGGTTAGAGCATAAAGATAGCTGCTCATTAATTTATCAGCGTTTGGGCTTTCGTGAGCGGGATAAATATGAGCGTTTTATACAGCTAGTTGCCCATGAATTTTTCCATCTGTGGAATGTGAAACGGATTCGTCCCCAGGGATTGGAAGTTTTTGATTATGACCAGGAAAATTATACCAGTTGTCTGTGGTTTTGCGAGGGAACCACAAGCTACTATGATTTGCTGATTCCTTTGCGAGCGGGGATTTATGATGCCAAGACATTCCAGACAAATTGGAGTCAGGAAATAACCAGGTATTTAAATACACCTGGACGACTGGTACAACCCCTATCAGAGTCAAGTTTTGATGCTTGGATTAAGCTATATCGTCCCGATGCCAATAGTGGGAATTCCCAGATGTCCTATTATTTGAAAGGGGAAATGGTGTCTTTATTGCTAGATTTGCGGATTCGGGCAAAACATCAAAATCAGCGATCGCTAGATGATGTGATGCGGCAGATGTGGCAGAAATTCGGTAAAAATGAAATTGGTTACACTAGCTATGAGTTGCAATCAGTCATAGAATCAGTGGCAGAGGAGGATTTGAGCGATTTCTTTGCCCGTTATCTCCATAGTACAGAGGAATTACCCTTTAATGAGTATTTAGCACCCTTCGGCTTAGAGTTAGTTGCCGAAACCTGCAAAGAACCATTTTTAGGGATACGGGTGAGTACAGAAAATACCCGGGAAATGATAAAATTCGTGGAATTTGCCTCTCCTGCACAACTTGCGGGAATTGATGCGGGTGATGAATTATTGGCAATCAACGGGATTAAAGTTGCTCCTGGAAATTTGGGCGATCGCCTCAAAGATTATCAACCTCAGGAAACAATCCACATCAGTATCTTCCATCAAGACGAGTTACACACCCTTCCTGTGACTCTAGCTGCTCCGAAGGCAAATAAATATCAAGTCAAACTGATGAAAAATGTCTCATCCTCGCAGAAAGACAATTTGAGTGGGTGGTTGGGAATGAAATACGAGTAA
- a CDS encoding histidine phosphatase family protein: MTRVIIVRHGESTYNTEKRIQGRSDASRLTEKGREDASLVGKALGSIKFHALYCSPLQRAKETAEIICQSVQAHSPEVKLQVEDKLREIDLPLWEGMLSSEVKQNLAEDYRTWKEQPHELKMLVTRDGETQTHFPVLSLYAQAQEFWQELLSRHQGETVLVVGHNGINRALISTALGIPAARYHCIQQSNCGVSVLNFSGGLGETVQLESMNQTQHLGENFPSLRPNHQGLRLLLIRHGETEWNRQGKFQGQIDVPLNENGKAQAQKAADFLQDVDIDFAVTSPMSRPQETAKIILQYHQDVELELRDGLREISHGLWEGKFEKEIEEEFPGELERWRTIPGEVQMPEGENLQQVWERSVVAWQNLLETAFAKGCKTGIVVAHDATNKTLLCHLLGLSPESFWNFRQGNCAVSVIDYAKGLDDLPVLQAMNITAHLGGGVLDKTAAGAL, encoded by the coding sequence ATGACTCGTGTCATCATCGTGCGTCACGGGGAGAGTACTTATAATACTGAGAAGCGGATTCAAGGACGTTCCGATGCTTCGAGGTTAACAGAAAAAGGTCGTGAGGATGCTAGTTTAGTTGGGAAAGCCCTTGGTAGTATCAAATTTCATGCATTATATTGCAGCCCTTTGCAAAGAGCCAAGGAAACCGCAGAGATTATTTGCCAATCAGTACAAGCTCACTCCCCGGAAGTCAAACTGCAAGTAGAAGATAAATTACGAGAAATTGATTTACCTCTATGGGAAGGGATGTTGTCATCCGAGGTAAAACAAAACTTAGCTGAAGATTATCGTACCTGGAAAGAGCAACCCCACGAACTGAAAATGTTAGTCACCAGGGATGGGGAGACACAAACACATTTTCCTGTTTTATCTCTATACGCCCAAGCTCAGGAATTTTGGCAAGAACTTTTGTCTCGTCACCAGGGCGAAACAGTCTTAGTTGTTGGGCACAATGGTATTAATCGTGCTTTAATCAGTACTGCTTTGGGGATTCCAGCTGCGCGTTACCACTGCATACAGCAATCGAATTGCGGTGTGAGTGTACTCAATTTCTCCGGTGGTTTGGGTGAGACTGTGCAACTAGAATCAATGAATCAGACTCAACATCTGGGAGAAAACTTCCCTTCTCTGCGCCCCAATCATCAAGGTTTACGTTTATTATTAATTCGTCACGGAGAAACAGAGTGGAACCGTCAAGGGAAGTTTCAAGGACAAATTGACGTACCCCTGAATGAAAACGGCAAAGCTCAAGCCCAAAAAGCCGCAGACTTTCTCCAGGATGTAGATATAGATTTTGCTGTCACTAGTCCGATGTCACGTCCCCAGGAAACAGCAAAAATTATTTTACAGTACCATCAAGATGTAGAATTAGAATTACGGGACGGCTTGCGCGAAATTAGTCATGGACTCTGGGAAGGAAAATTCGAGAAAGAGATTGAGGAGGAATTTCCAGGAGAGTTAGAACGTTGGCGTACAATTCCTGGAGAAGTGCAAATGCCAGAGGGAGAAAATTTGCAGCAGGTTTGGGAGCGTAGCGTTGTGGCTTGGCAAAATTTGTTAGAAACAGCTTTCGCCAAGGGCTGTAAAACTGGTATAGTTGTCGCCCATGATGCCACAAACAAGACTTTGCTGTGTCACCTACTGGGTTTATCTCCTGAAAGCTTTTGGAATTTCCGTCAAGGAAACTGTGCAGTTAGTGTGATTGACTATGCCAAAGGTTTGGATGATTTACCAGTATTGCAAGCAATGAACATTACTGCTCATCTTGGTGGTGGTGTGCTGGATAAAACGGCGGCTGGTGCTTTGTAA
- a CDS encoding dihydroorotase, translated as MITELLQQVRVIDPVAGTDAIADVLISKQEGINSHPQIVSVAATITDIPQDAVIHDCRGLLLGTGLVDLYSHSGEPGFEERETLTSLLQAATAGGFTRICILPDTSPIIDHPGVVTQLLQATASATPSIYLWGSLTLNAAGKQMTEFADLLNAGVVGFAESQPWENLGTVRRILEYLQPLGKPVLLWCCDRQLAGNGVMREGTDSIRFGLPGNPTAAETSAVAALIELVATTGTPVHIMRVSTARSVELIAAAKSQGIPVTASTTWMHLLLDTSALQSYHPSLHLEPPLGNPQDRIALRRAVKTGIIEAIAIDHAPYTYEEKTVAFAESPPGAIGLELALPLLWSNLVATGEFTALELWQAMSSRPGECLQQKIPAIIPGNKAELTLFDPHKSWQVAGKYLHTLSRNTPWLGENLTGKVLQTWN; from the coding sequence ATGATAACTGAACTGCTACAACAAGTACGGGTAATTGACCCGGTTGCGGGAACTGACGCGATCGCCGATGTTTTAATTAGCAAACAAGAGGGGATAAATTCCCATCCTCAGATTGTATCAGTTGCGGCAACAATCACTGATATCCCCCAGGATGCAGTTATCCATGACTGTCGAGGATTACTTCTGGGTACTGGTTTGGTGGATTTATATAGCCATTCGGGGGAACCAGGATTTGAAGAAAGGGAAACCCTCACATCTTTGTTACAAGCAGCGACAGCAGGGGGTTTTACACGCATTTGTATTTTACCGGATACCTCGCCGATTATTGATCATCCCGGTGTTGTCACCCAGTTATTACAAGCAACTGCATCCGCAACTCCCTCTATTTATCTTTGGGGTTCCCTCACCCTCAATGCTGCTGGTAAACAAATGACAGAGTTTGCAGACTTGCTGAATGCGGGGGTAGTGGGTTTTGCTGAGAGTCAACCTTGGGAAAATTTGGGAACAGTACGACGAATTTTAGAATATCTCCAACCCTTGGGCAAACCTGTGTTGTTATGGTGTTGCGATCGCCAACTTGCAGGTAACGGAGTTATGCGTGAGGGTACAGATTCCATCCGCTTTGGTTTACCAGGAAATCCCACTGCTGCGGAAACCTCTGCGGTTGCTGCTTTAATTGAATTGGTGGCAACTACTGGTACTCCTGTACACATTATGCGCGTCTCTACTGCTCGAAGTGTGGAACTAATTGCCGCAGCGAAGTCACAAGGTATACCTGTCACTGCAAGTACAACTTGGATGCACCTGCTTTTAGATACCTCCGCACTCCAGAGTTACCATCCCAGTTTACATTTAGAGCCACCCTTGGGTAATCCTCAGGATAGAATAGCTTTAAGGCGGGCAGTGAAAACAGGCATAATTGAGGCGATCGCCATCGATCATGCACCCTACACCTACGAAGAAAAAACCGTAGCCTTTGCAGAATCACCTCCAGGGGCGATAGGTTTAGAATTAGCTTTGCCCCTATTATGGTCAAACTTGGTGGCAACAGGGGAGTTCACTGCCTTAGAATTATGGCAAGCTATGAGTAGTCGCCCTGGGGAATGTTTGCAGCAAAAAATCCCAGCCATTATTCCTGGTAACAAGGCAGAATTAACATTATTCGATCCCCACAAGAGTTGGCAAGTAGCAGGTAAATATCTCCATACTCTTTCCCGTAATACCCCTTGGTTAGGGGAAAATTTAACAGGAAAGGTTCTGCAAACGTGGAACTAA
- a CDS encoding DUF3110 domain-containing protein: protein MRVFVLLFNARTANEGIHSIREGDRNKILLFESEDDATRFALLLEAQDFPTPTPEAMDSEEVKAFCEKAGYDWEIVPENNAVVMPPERNLEETDWEAEETAKSDTPADTEFSDKDLEQIRRKLEGLL from the coding sequence ATGCGTGTTTTTGTGTTACTATTTAATGCCCGTACCGCAAATGAAGGTATTCATTCCATCCGCGAAGGCGATCGCAACAAGATTCTTCTGTTTGAATCAGAGGACGATGCTACCCGTTTTGCCCTATTATTAGAAGCACAGGATTTTCCCACACCCACACCGGAAGCAATGGATTCGGAAGAGGTGAAAGCTTTCTGTGAAAAAGCGGGCTACGATTGGGAAATTGTACCAGAAAATAATGCTGTGGTCATGCCCCCAGAACGCAACCTTGAGGAAACAGACTGGGAAGCAGAGGAGACTGCAAAATCAGATACCCCAGCAGATACGGAATTCTCTGACAAAGATTTAGAACAAATTCGTCGCAAGTTAGAAGGATTACTTTAG
- the murQ gene encoding N-acetylmuramic acid 6-phosphate etherase → MTNLQERGHLLTEQVNPNSANLDQLSCLELVEIFNQEDAKAVAAIAAAKMQLAEAIEITAHGLRHGGRLFYIGAGTSGRLGVLDAAECPPTFCTPPEMVQGIIAGGAGALVRSSEDLEDRSEDGETAIAERKISHLDVVVGITAGGTTPYVHGALKAAKQRGASTIFIACVPQEQVSCDVDVDIRLITGPEVLAGSTRLKAGTVTKLALNILSTGVMVQLGKVYGNRMVDVAVTNQKLRDRALRILQDLTDLNRDGANRLLERSGKWVKLALLMHWTGLDKAAASQLLTEYQGNLRQAASGYEKST, encoded by the coding sequence ATGACTAACTTACAAGAACGTGGACATTTACTCACAGAGCAAGTTAACCCTAATAGTGCCAATTTAGACCAACTTAGCTGTTTAGAATTAGTAGAAATATTTAATCAAGAAGACGCAAAAGCTGTAGCCGCTATCGCTGCGGCAAAGATGCAACTTGCAGAAGCCATTGAAATCACAGCCCATGGTCTGCGGCATGGTGGTCGCCTTTTTTACATCGGTGCGGGGACTAGCGGCAGGTTGGGAGTTTTAGATGCAGCCGAATGCCCACCCACTTTTTGCACTCCCCCCGAAATGGTACAGGGGATTATTGCCGGGGGTGCAGGGGCTTTAGTCAGGAGTTCTGAGGATTTGGAAGACCGTAGCGAGGACGGAGAAACCGCGATCGCCGAGCGCAAAATCTCCCATCTGGATGTGGTAGTTGGTATCACTGCGGGAGGAACAACTCCGTATGTTCACGGAGCATTGAAAGCAGCAAAGCAACGGGGTGCAAGTACTATTTTTATTGCCTGTGTTCCCCAGGAACAAGTTAGTTGTGATGTTGATGTTGATATCCGCTTAATAACAGGTCCCGAAGTTTTGGCAGGTTCTACCCGTCTCAAAGCAGGTACGGTGACAAAATTAGCCTTAAATATCCTCTCTACGGGGGTGATGGTACAACTAGGGAAAGTGTACGGCAATCGCATGGTGGATGTGGCTGTAACTAATCAAAAATTGCGCGATCGCGCTTTGCGTATTCTCCAAGATTTAACAGATTTAAACCGTGATGGTGCTAATCGTCTTCTGGAACGTAGCGGCAAATGGGTAAAATTAGCCTTACTTATGCATTGGACAGGTTTAGATAAAGCAGCAGCTAGCCAGCTTCTAACAGAATATCAAGGGAACCTGCGTCAAGCTGCCTCTGGTTATGAGAAATCAACGTGA
- a CDS encoding SMP-30/gluconolactonase/LRE family protein codes for MNKFILPIATCSFLLTILIAQYTKANSRVGLDTILSNNTKLEKLSGGFKFIEGPVWNKRGFLLFSDIGANTIYKWTPDGQISIFRHPAGHSNGNTLDLKGRLITAEHDRRLVRTENDGKLTVLAERYGNKRLNSPNDVVTKSDGSIYFTDPPYGIGKDKEELGFYGVYRLLLNGTLKLLTQEMVRPNGLAFSPDEKKLYVSDSQKQHIMVFQVKQDGTLDKGQVFAQLPGSADKGVPDGMKVDVQGNIYCSGSGGIWVFSPNAQLLGKIIVPDIVTNLAWGDKDYKTLYITASNVLYRIRLNIVGVKPGTVILLESGDRSRKL; via the coding sequence ATGAACAAATTTATCTTGCCAATAGCTACGTGCAGTTTCTTACTGACTATATTAATTGCCCAGTACACCAAAGCTAACAGCCGAGTTGGATTAGACACCATTTTGAGCAATAATACCAAATTAGAAAAACTGTCTGGTGGCTTTAAATTTATAGAAGGACCTGTTTGGAATAAACGTGGTTTCCTATTATTCAGTGATATCGGTGCAAATACTATCTATAAATGGACTCCTGACGGTCAGATTTCCATATTTCGTCATCCTGCCGGACATTCTAACGGCAATACATTGGATTTAAAAGGACGCTTAATTACTGCTGAACATGATCGTCGTCTTGTCCGTACTGAGAATGATGGTAAATTAACTGTTTTGGCTGAACGCTATGGAAACAAGCGACTTAACAGCCCTAACGATGTCGTCACCAAGTCAGATGGTAGTATTTATTTCACTGACCCTCCTTATGGTATCGGTAAAGATAAGGAAGAACTGGGTTTTTATGGAGTCTATAGACTTTTATTGAATGGAACTTTAAAGTTGCTGACTCAGGAAATGGTGCGTCCTAATGGACTCGCTTTCTCGCCAGATGAGAAAAAACTGTATGTGAGCGATTCCCAAAAGCAACATATCATGGTTTTCCAGGTCAAGCAAGATGGAACGCTAGATAAGGGACAAGTTTTTGCACAGTTGCCAGGATCTGCTGACAAAGGTGTACCCGATGGTATGAAAGTGGATGTCCAAGGTAATATCTACTGTAGCGGTTCAGGGGGAATATGGGTTTTTTCACCCAACGCTCAACTATTGGGCAAGATTATTGTGCCAGATATAGTCACAAATTTGGCTTGGGGAGACAAAGACTACAAAACACTTTATATCACAGCTAGTAATGTGTTGTATCGCATACGCCTTAATATAGTAGGTGTTAAACCAGGTACAGTGATTTTGCTTGAATCTGGCGATCGCAGTAGAAAACTTTAA
- a CDS encoding aldo/keto reductase, with amino-acid sequence MTKNTTRRNFLITSVAAAGTIMGANTLQIDSANGAKTPVPMPERVLGRTGVKVPLLGLGGAGTKTPLDKEDREEDALAIIERAIALGIRYFDTAASYGSSEIYLGKVLPSYRSQIFLASKTYEKDRDAVWRELERSLKRLNTDYLDLWQLHSVALPEHIDKIFSSNGGIKALEEAKEQKIVRFVGITGHREPDVIVEAMRRYPFHTVLIPVNAADKHHPRPYFPLVLSLARQQNVGVIAMKVPAYGKLFQPGGLTGMQEAMGYTLSQSGVDCCIISADDVKQLEENVKVACAFKQLSNTQLAAIEKRTATIWESSTFYRAWG; translated from the coding sequence ATGACCAAAAACACGACACGACGTAATTTCTTGATTACCAGTGTGGCTGCTGCTGGTACTATTATGGGAGCAAATACCTTGCAAATAGATAGTGCCAACGGTGCAAAAACACCAGTACCCATGCCAGAACGAGTGCTAGGACGCACGGGAGTAAAAGTGCCACTGTTGGGTTTGGGAGGTGCAGGTACAAAAACACCACTGGATAAAGAGGATAGAGAAGAGGATGCCTTAGCAATTATTGAAAGAGCGATCGCATTAGGCATTCGTTATTTTGATACTGCTGCCAGCTACGGATCTAGTGAAATCTATTTGGGAAAAGTGCTGCCATCCTACCGTTCCCAGATATTTTTAGCCAGCAAGACTTATGAAAAAGACAGGGATGCTGTGTGGCGAGAATTAGAACGCTCACTCAAACGTCTGAATACAGATTATTTGGACTTGTGGCAGTTACATAGCGTTGCTTTACCTGAACATATTGACAAAATCTTTAGCTCCAACGGCGGAATTAAAGCTCTAGAAGAAGCCAAAGAACAGAAAATTGTCCGGTTTGTTGGTATTACTGGACACCGTGAACCAGATGTAATTGTTGAAGCTATGCGTCGCTATCCCTTCCACACAGTGTTGATTCCGGTAAATGCGGCTGATAAACACCATCCGCGACCCTACTTTCCTTTGGTTTTATCATTAGCTCGACAACAAAATGTAGGCGTGATAGCGATGAAAGTACCGGCTTATGGAAAATTGTTTCAACCTGGTGGTTTGACAGGAATGCAGGAAGCAATGGGTTATACCCTATCTCAATCTGGTGTGGATTGCTGCATAATTTCCGCAGATGACGTGAAGCAATTAGAAGAAAATGTCAAAGTAGCCTGTGCCTTCAAGCAACTCAGTAATACACAACTAGCAGCAATTGAAAAACGCACAGCCACAATTTGGGAAAGCAGCACTTTCTATCGTGCTTGGGGTTAA